In Onychostoma macrolepis isolate SWU-2019 chromosome 06, ASM1243209v1, whole genome shotgun sequence, one DNA window encodes the following:
- the LOC131542996 gene encoding uncharacterized protein LOC131542996, translating into MQNHMSYSSCSCFCLLDRTIPICLSCFRAVKMWCFESNSLILTGCSTWHLMAKNTLKLSYSTVATGIQRFSKTGFTRNRPRKGRSKKLSPCAVHQVQKLASKNRRMSAASIALEVAEGQLVSAQTIFRTLQQVGLHGCRPRRKPLLKLAHKKASKQFTEDNLSKSMNYWNHVLWSDETKIYRCKYRCTCTCLAQMVSSMCGDALVRSTKKIVSCLQSSMVVVASWSGAA; encoded by the exons atgcaaaaccacatgtcctattcatcatgttcatgtttttgtctgcttgacaggactatacCAATTTGtttatcttgttttagagcagttaaaatgtGGTGCTTTGAGTCCAATTCTCTAATACtgactggatgttcaacatggcacctcatggcaaagaacaccctgaaactgagttacagtacagtggccactggcatacagaggttttccaagacgggtttcactcggaacaggcctcgcaagggtcgatcaaagaagttgagtccttgtgctgtgcatcaggtgcagaagctggcttcaaaaaacagacgtatgagtgctgccagcattgctttagaggttgcagaaggtcagcttgtcagtgctcagactaTATtccgcacactgcaacaagtcggtttgcatggctgtcgtcccagaaggaagcctcttctgaagctggctcacaaaaaagccAGCAAACAGTTTActgaagacaacctgtccaagagcatgaattactggaaccatgtcctgtggtctgatgagactaagatatacag aTGCAAGTACAGATGCACCTGtacttgtttggctcagatggtgtccagcatgtgtggcgacgccctggtgaggagtaccaagaaaattgtatcttgcctacagtcaagcatggtggtggtagcatcatggtctggggctgcatga